The following are encoded in a window of Manduca sexta isolate Smith_Timp_Sample1 chromosome 16, JHU_Msex_v1.0, whole genome shotgun sequence genomic DNA:
- the LOC115446533 gene encoding LOW QUALITY PROTEIN: probable methylcrotonoyl-CoA carboxylase beta chain, mitochondrial (The sequence of the model RefSeq protein was modified relative to this genomic sequence to represent the inferred CDS: inserted 1 base in 1 codon), which yields MLKLVRGVRRLSAQCRHNSHATVIGTEPNRSDPYYQENRAKMDELVDELRQKTASAINGGREEAVKRHTARGKLLVRDRIDRLVDEGSDVLELSTLAATDMYKGQVPSAGIVTAIGKVYGRDCMIVANDATVKGGTYFPMTVKKHLRAQAIAQECRLPCIYLVDSGGAHLPDQADVFPDREHFGRIFYNQANMSAEGIPQISVVMGSCTAGGAYIPSMSDESIIIKNQGTIFLAGPPLVKAATGESVSSEDLGGADLHCRQSGVTDHYAQDDEHALHLARNAVSNLNWNNDQRTRIYSPKVDEPLHDIQDLHGIVGANIQRPFDIREVIARVVDGSRFHEFKQLYGETLVCGFASVYGQAVGVIGNNGVLQSEAALKGSHFIQLCAARKIPLLFLQNITGFMVGREAEAGGIAKNGAKMVTAVSCFKGPKVTVIVGGSFGAGNYGMCGRAYSPSFLYMWPNARISVMGGPQAATVLSLVAKKKRXREGKTWTDEDEKKVRGPLEAQFEKEGRPYYSTARLWDDGIVAPVDTRKVIGLSLSAALNAPFRDSKFGVFRM from the exons atgctCAAACtcgtcagaggtgtgcgccggCTGAGCGCGCAATGTCGGCACAACAGCCACGCGACCGTCATCGGCACCGAGCCAAACAGAAGCGATCCTTATTATCAAGAGAATAGGGCTAAAATGGACGAGTTGGTCGACGAGTTGCGACAGAAAACTGCGAGCGCTATCAATGGAGGCCGAGAGGAGGCGGTGAAGAGGCACACGGCAAGAGGCAAACTGCTCGTCAGAGACAGGATAGACCGGTTGGTGGACGAGGGGTCCGACGTTTTGGAACTGAGCACTCTCGCTGCCACTGACATGTATAAAGGCCAGGTTCCGAGCGCGGGCATCGTAACGGCTATCGGCAAAGTTTACGGTCGCGATTGCATGATCGTGGCCAATGACGCCACTGTCAAAGGTGGCACATATTTCCCTATGACAGTAAAGAAACATCTGAGAGCGCAAGCAATCGCGCAGGAATGTCGACTGCCTTGCATTTATCTCGTCGACTCTGGCGGGGCTCATCTTCCGGACCAGGCTGATGTGTTCCCGGATAGAGAACACTTCGGCAGGATATTTTATAACCAGGCTAATATGTCTGCCGAGGGCATTCCTCAAATATCTGTGGTGATGGGGTCATGTACTGCAGGTGGTGCATATATCCCAAGTATGTCTGACGAGagtattataatcaaaaaccAGGGAACGATTTTCCTAGCCGGCCCTCCTTTAGTGAAGGCTGCTACTGGAGAATCTGTGTCATCAGAAGATTTAGGAGGCGCTGACTTGCATTGTCGTCAGTCTGGCGTGACAGATCATTATGCTCAAGATGACGAGCATGCTTTACATTTAGCTAGGAATGCAGTTTCCAATTTGAACTGGAACAACGACCAAAGAACTAGAATATATTCCCCAAAGGTAGATGAACCTCTACACGATATCCAAGATCTTCATGGTATTGTCGGAGCGAATATTCAAAGACCATTCGATATTAGAGAAGTTATAGCACGAGTGGTAGATGGAAGCAGATTCCACGAGTTCAAACAACTCTATGGAGAAACTTTAGTGTGTGGATTTGCATCTGTTTACGGACAAGCAGTAGGTGTTATTGGAAACAATGGAGTTTTACAATCGGAGGCAGCTCTGAAAGGATCTCACTTCATCCAACTTTGCGCAGCTAGGAAGATTCCTCTTTTGTTCCTACAGAATATTACTGGATTTATGGTAGGCAGAGAGGCCGAAGCAGGTGGTATAGCTAAGAATGGAGCTAAAATGGTGACCGCAGTGAGCTGTTTCAAGGGACCGAAGGTTACTGTCATTGTAGGAGGCAGTTTTGGTGCTGGAAACTACGGCATGTGTGGACGCGCATACTCCCCCAGCTTCCTATACATGTGGCCCAATGCTAGAATATCTGTAATGGGTGGGCCTCAAGCTGCGACTGTTCTATCCTTAGTAGCAAAGAAAAAGC TAAGAGAAGGTAAGACGTGGACTGATGAAGATGAAAAGAAAGTAAGAGGACCATTAGAAGCACAGTTCGAGAAGGAAGGTCGTCCGTATTACAGTACTGCTAGATTGTGGGATGACGGAATCGTCGCTCCAGTCGATACAAGGAAAGTGATTGGACTGAGCTTATCAGCAGCATTGAATGCTCCATTCAGAGATAGCAAGTTCGGTGTCTTCAGAATGTGA